The Ooceraea biroi isolate clonal line C1 chromosome 1, Obir_v5.4, whole genome shotgun sequence genome has a window encoding:
- the LOC113563564 gene encoding citrate synthase, mitochondrial-like: MLQWQELQTKVRSTLGRTWTERTLEACVLNLWSRDKLMGHKKTDPRYTALLNYAKQHLPDNSELKLSQDITRILKLRLKRPKDKDIQPDQNAIAATIFQCYGLKDMKLNQTILFMARAGSDCFDYLGDGHKCLSSIRYRNVLTAT; the protein is encoded by the exons ATGTTGCAg TGGCAAGAATTGCAAACAAAAGTCCGTAGCACACTCGGCCGTACATGGACAGAACGCACCTTGGAAGCCTGCGTACTAAATTTATGGAGCAGGGATAAACTGATGGGGCACAAGAAAACGGATCCGCGATACACAGCTCTCTTGAATTATGCTAAACAGCATTTGCCCGATAATTCCGAATTGAAG CTCTCGCAGGATATTAcgcgaatattaaaattgagacTGAAGAGACCAAAAGACAAGGATATTCAACCGGACCAGAATGCCATAGCTGCGACGATTTTTCAG TGTTATGGATTAAAAGACATGAAACTCAATCAAACCATACTCTTCATGGCACGAGCTGGGAGCGATTGCTTCGATTATCTGGGCGACGGTCATAAATGCCTATCGAGCATCCGATATCGAAATGTACTTACAGCTACATAG